A genomic stretch from Desulfotignum balticum DSM 7044 includes:
- a CDS encoding sensor histidine kinase, protein MTNASEQAGQKKSRRKKEFVFIFIILAAVAVLTLVETSITSLGSEISLSSTVVMFILININLLLLLTLFLLVFRNLAKLYYEKKKNVFGSKLKTRLVTSFVILALVPTTVLFFFSIQFISNSIAFWFNAPVEQTLESSLDVGQQLYAYIEEKDVFFAKRAAFQIDSRKLLKNENHNELRRYVQVVQRAFNRHAVEIYTPDAKRVSLSLANELEHLYFGILTTAELKKIPPDRASTTIYQTFDQGEFLRTISTIPFNVSLDKAEGFIVVTTLISKTLSEDLTAILSGMEEYHQLKLTKRPAQMAYYIALSIVALLVIFCAIWFGFQLAKSITVPIMKFAEGTRRITAGDLNYKIDFQTDDELGTLIKSFNSMTTQLAAGREQIALSREMLRQQNAELEKSRQYMEIVLKNISAGVVSIDSTGVITTINKAAESMLAIKGAHITGRNFRQVLTGEYLLMAEKLYEQSTASRQQYIQIPVSAAISGTPKHFSLHYSILKDDTGKNIGAVLVFDDVTELEKAQRMAAWREVARRIAHEVKNPLTPIKLSAQRLKRRYSKEINDDVFDSCADTIVTHVDLIRNLVNQFSTFAKFPDVNFTRARIENIILETIDLYREGLENITIDTRFDDNLPYLKLDHQHMKQAFINLIDNAVSAMNKQGTIVIDVSFDPILKMVRIEIADDGKGITDMEKTKMFEPYFSTKKSGMGLGLAIVNSIISDHNGVIRVQDNQPTGAKFIIELPLA, encoded by the coding sequence ATGACAAATGCTTCAGAACAGGCCGGGCAAAAAAAATCCAGGCGTAAAAAAGAATTTGTTTTCATTTTCATAATTCTGGCTGCCGTGGCCGTTCTCACACTGGTTGAAACCAGCATCACCTCACTGGGTTCTGAAATCTCTTTATCCAGCACCGTGGTGATGTTCATTCTCATCAACATCAATTTGCTGCTGCTGCTAACCCTGTTTCTTCTGGTGTTCCGGAACCTGGCCAAACTGTACTATGAAAAGAAAAAAAACGTATTTGGTTCCAAACTCAAAACCCGCCTGGTGACATCCTTTGTCATTCTCGCCCTGGTTCCCACCACGGTGTTGTTTTTCTTTTCCATCCAGTTTATTTCCAACTCCATTGCCTTCTGGTTCAACGCGCCCGTGGAACAAACCCTGGAAAGCTCGCTGGACGTCGGGCAGCAGCTGTATGCGTATATTGAAGAAAAAGACGTTTTTTTTGCCAAGCGGGCCGCTTTTCAGATCGACTCCAGAAAATTGTTGAAAAATGAAAACCACAATGAACTGAGACGATATGTGCAGGTGGTGCAGCGGGCGTTCAACCGGCATGCCGTGGAAATCTATACGCCGGATGCCAAACGGGTCAGCCTGTCTCTGGCCAATGAACTGGAGCATCTGTATTTCGGGATTCTCACCACGGCTGAACTCAAAAAAATCCCTCCGGACCGGGCCAGTACCACCATTTACCAGACTTTTGACCAGGGAGAATTTTTACGAACAATTTCCACGATTCCGTTTAACGTGTCTTTGGACAAAGCCGAAGGGTTCATCGTGGTCACCACGCTGATTTCCAAAACCCTGTCTGAAGACCTGACCGCCATTCTCAGCGGCATGGAAGAATATCATCAGCTGAAACTGACCAAACGGCCGGCCCAGATGGCATACTACATCGCGCTGTCCATTGTGGCCCTGCTGGTCATTTTCTGCGCCATCTGGTTCGGATTCCAGCTGGCCAAATCCATCACGGTTCCCATCATGAAATTTGCCGAAGGCACCCGCCGGATCACGGCAGGGGATCTGAACTACAAAATTGATTTTCAAACCGATGATGAACTGGGTACCCTGATCAAATCGTTCAATTCCATGACCACCCAGCTGGCCGCCGGCAGGGAACAGATTGCACTCTCCCGGGAAATGCTCAGACAGCAGAATGCGGAACTGGAAAAAAGCCGGCAGTATATGGAAATCGTTTTGAAAAATATTTCCGCAGGAGTCGTTTCCATCGACAGTACCGGTGTCATCACCACCATCAACAAAGCGGCTGAATCCATGCTGGCCATCAAAGGCGCGCATATCACGGGGCGCAATTTCAGGCAGGTGCTGACCGGAGAATATCTTCTGATGGCGGAAAAACTGTATGAACAAAGCACCGCCTCCAGGCAGCAGTATATCCAGATACCGGTTTCCGCCGCCATTTCCGGAACACCCAAGCATTTTTCCCTGCATTACAGCATTTTAAAAGATGATACGGGAAAAAATATCGGTGCTGTGCTGGTATTTGATGATGTCACGGAACTGGAAAAAGCCCAGCGCATGGCGGCCTGGCGGGAAGTGGCCCGGCGCATTGCCCATGAAGTGAAAAATCCGCTGACCCCCATCAAACTGTCGGCCCAGCGGCTCAAACGCCGGTACAGCAAAGAAATCAATGACGACGTGTTTGACAGTTGTGCCGATACCATTGTCACCCATGTGGATCTGATCCGGAATCTGGTCAACCAGTTTTCCACCTTTGCCAAATTCCCGGATGTGAATTTCACCCGGGCAAGAATCGAAAACATTATTTTAGAAACCATTGACCTGTACAGGGAAGGGCTGGAAAATATCACGATTGATACCCGGTTCGACGATAACCTGCCGTATTTGAAACTGGATCACCAGCACATGAAACAGGCATTTATCAACCTGATCGACAATGCCGTATCCGCCATGAACAAACAAGGCACCATTGTCATTGATGTCTCTTTTGATCCGATCTTAAAAATGGTCCGGATCGAAATTGCAGACGATGGCAAAGGAATTACCGATATGGAGAAAACCAAAATGTTTGAACCCTATTTTTCCACCAAAAAATCCGGCATGGGCCTGGGGCTTGCCATTGTCAATTCCATTATTTCAGACCATAACGGGGTGATCCGGGTTCAGGACAACCAGCCGACAGGCGCAAAATTTATCATTGAGCTGCCTTTGGCCTGA
- a CDS encoding DUF4390 domain-containing protein, whose translation MNITRLPHKTWICLFLTGIFLVQFLTPALTLAKDKDHPVLTDIKLANTRDDLLIYFEVENAFSPKIIQRIENGILTPFLFHISLYKTGGSWLDKKITEIDIQSTIKYNSLKQEYTVSQPWKEKKPLVTESFDEARDWMTRIDNLVVAPLTDLVKGEKYQIRIKSQLTRVTLPFALRYVFYFVSFWDVETDWYVINFTY comes from the coding sequence ATGAATATCACACGTTTGCCCCATAAAACATGGATCTGTCTGTTTCTGACCGGCATTTTTCTGGTGCAGTTTCTGACACCGGCCCTCACCCTGGCAAAGGACAAAGACCATCCGGTTTTAACGGATATCAAACTGGCCAATACCCGGGATGACCTGCTCATCTATTTTGAGGTGGAAAACGCATTTTCGCCGAAAATCATCCAGCGGATTGAAAACGGCATTCTCACCCCTTTTTTGTTTCATATTTCTTTGTATAAGACCGGCGGATCCTGGCTGGATAAAAAAATCACTGAAATCGATATCCAGTCCACCATTAAATACAATTCTTTAAAACAGGAATATACCGTGTCACAGCCCTGGAAAGAAAAAAAACCGCTTGTGACAGAATCCTTTGATGAAGCCAGAGACTGGATGACCCGAATCGACAACCTGGTCGTTGCCCCGCTGACGGACCTGGTAAAAGGTGAAAAATATCAGATCCGGATCAAATCTCAACTAACCCGTGTGACCCTTCCCTTTGCACTGCGCTATGTTTTTTATTTCGTGTCTTTCTGGGATGTTGAAACCGACTGGTACGTCATCAATTTTACTTATTAG
- the lpxC gene encoding UDP-3-O-acyl-N-acetylglucosamine deacetylase — protein sequence MKHTTFRQQTLAKNVALSGTGVHSGKKNHIMVKPARENHGIKFRRVDLPGTQDIPALFKRVVDTSLATVLGVNGAIVSTIEHLMASFAGLGIDNALVEMDEYEMPIMDGSAKEFTRAFAAAGIVPQDLPRHVMIIKSPIRIQEDDKFVEVRPAPGFKITCSIEFDHSLIGRQRITFDRIQNDFEKEISHARTFGFIQDLELLKRFSLGKGGSLDNAIVIDKDRILNSEGLRYPDEFVRHKLLDSLGDFALLGMPIQGHIISHKSGHTLNHMFIQKLLDTKDAWETGPVSRGQTCV from the coding sequence ATGAAGCATACAACGTTCAGGCAGCAGACCCTGGCAAAAAACGTGGCCCTGTCCGGAACAGGGGTTCATTCAGGAAAAAAAAATCATATCATGGTCAAACCGGCCAGAGAAAATCACGGGATCAAGTTTAGACGGGTGGATCTGCCCGGAACCCAGGATATTCCGGCCCTGTTCAAACGGGTGGTGGATACCAGTCTGGCCACGGTTTTGGGCGTCAACGGGGCCATTGTCTCCACCATTGAACATCTCATGGCCAGCTTTGCGGGTCTTGGGATCGACAATGCCCTGGTGGAAATGGATGAATACGAAATGCCCATCATGGACGGCAGCGCGAAAGAGTTCACCCGGGCATTTGCTGCGGCCGGTATCGTGCCCCAGGATCTGCCCAGACATGTCATGATCATTAAAAGCCCCATCCGAATTCAGGAGGATGACAAATTTGTGGAAGTGCGGCCGGCCCCGGGGTTTAAAATCACCTGTTCCATTGAATTTGACCATTCGCTCATCGGCAGACAGCGCATCACTTTTGATCGGATCCAGAATGATTTTGAAAAAGAAATCAGCCATGCCAGAACCTTTGGATTCATCCAGGACCTGGAGTTGCTCAAAAGATTCAGCCTGGGCAAGGGCGGCAGTCTGGACAATGCCATTGTGATCGACAAGGATCGGATTTTAAATTCAGAAGGACTGCGGTACCCGGATGAATTTGTCCGGCACAAGCTGCTGGACAGTCTGGGTGATTTTGCTTTATTGGGAATGCCCATACAGGGACATATCATTTCCCACAAATCAGGTCACACCTTGAATCACATGTTTATTCAAAAACTGCTGGACACCAAAGATGCCTGGGAAACCGGACCCGTATCCCGGGGGCAGACCTGCGTATGA